One window of the Actinomyces procaprae genome contains the following:
- a CDS encoding alpha/beta hydrolase family esterase, whose protein sequence is MSRPTPYAPSPSRRLLSLACLLTAAFTALASLAIAGCGSRQSASTSTASAVPGCARTLSGTQTVDVAFEGQTYPVRVHVPDGADSTTPLALVLDLHGSNSNGVSQAQISGLDAVADADDEGFVVAEPTAAIALETDEPLPDGNWAWNVPGVPTTAGEYPAEDARDDVAFLAAVVSTLTEQACVDTDRVYATGYSGGGRMASALACEHPDLIAAIAPVAGLRAGRTAADSTATLDPTTCTPAQPVSVLTFHGTDDVVNPYDGNDDARWGYGVEAAVSGWAQLDGCTVEPTTEPVSDHVTLTRYDSCTDGAEVELYTVDAGGHTWPGTSVDLSALGTITQEINASQLMWEFFASHPRQ, encoded by the coding sequence ATGTCCCGTCCTACGCCATACGCGCCGTCGCCCTCACGCCGCCTGCTTTCGCTCGCCTGCCTGCTGACCGCCGCATTCACGGCACTCGCGTCCCTAGCCATTGCCGGATGCGGCTCCCGTCAGTCCGCATCGACCTCGACCGCATCCGCGGTACCGGGGTGCGCCCGCACGCTTTCAGGAACGCAGACCGTTGACGTCGCCTTCGAGGGCCAGACGTACCCGGTGCGAGTGCATGTGCCCGACGGCGCCGACTCCACCACTCCCCTCGCCCTGGTGCTGGACCTGCACGGATCGAACTCCAACGGCGTCTCCCAGGCACAGATCAGTGGCCTGGACGCGGTGGCCGACGCCGACGACGAGGGCTTCGTCGTCGCCGAGCCGACCGCCGCGATCGCGCTGGAGACCGATGAGCCGCTGCCCGACGGCAACTGGGCCTGGAATGTGCCCGGCGTGCCCACCACGGCGGGCGAGTACCCCGCCGAGGACGCCCGCGACGACGTCGCCTTCCTCGCCGCCGTCGTCAGCACACTGACGGAGCAGGCCTGTGTAGACACCGACCGCGTCTACGCGACCGGCTACTCCGGCGGCGGCCGCATGGCCAGCGCCCTGGCCTGTGAGCACCCCGACCTGATCGCCGCCATCGCACCCGTGGCAGGGCTGCGTGCCGGCCGGACCGCCGCCGACTCCACGGCCACACTCGACCCCACCACCTGCACCCCGGCACAGCCGGTCTCCGTACTGACATTCCACGGAACCGACGACGTCGTCAACCCCTATGACGGCAACGACGACGCCCGCTGGGGCTACGGCGTCGAGGCGGCTGTGAGCGGATGGGCGCAGCTGGACGGCTGCACCGTCGAGCCCACCACCGAGCCTGTCAGCGACCACGTGACCCTGACCCGCTACGACTCCTGCACGGACGGCGCCGAGGTGGAGCTGTACACAGTTGACGCCGGCGGTCACACCTGGCCGGGCACGAGCGTGGACCTGTCCGCCCTGGGCACGATCACCCAGGAGATCAACGCCTCGCAGCTGATGTGGGAGTTCTTCGCCTCCCACCCCCGCCAGTGA
- a CDS encoding bifunctional riboflavin kinase/FAD synthetase, protein METWYGAEQVPGELTDPDGPGSIVTVGVFDGVHRGHQAILARVAERARRAAGADGRRPRAVALTFDPHPAVVHRPETRLPMITSLADRLDSLAGTGLDAVLVVHYTLAFADQGPEEFVRDWLVGLLGARAIVVGDDVRFGRGNSGDADTLRRIGRNCGIDVEIVADVLAPSGRRWSSTWVRELLEAGDMRGAAEVLGHVHRLRGTVIHGHRRGRELGFPTANLDAATAGVVPPDGVYAGWLVRSPGVGEGGEAGEERLPAAISIGTNPTFDDVPDRTVEAHVLGRADLNLYGEVVVIELVERLRPMLAFDGLEPLLAQMRQDVMDTAEVLGVPVPDPIRPEDVTAA, encoded by the coding sequence ATGGAGACTTGGTACGGCGCCGAGCAGGTGCCCGGGGAGCTGACGGACCCGGACGGCCCCGGCAGCATCGTCACGGTCGGTGTCTTCGACGGCGTGCACCGCGGACATCAGGCGATCCTCGCCCGCGTGGCTGAGCGTGCCCGGCGGGCGGCGGGAGCCGACGGGCGCAGGCCCCGCGCTGTGGCGCTCACCTTCGACCCGCATCCGGCGGTGGTGCACCGGCCCGAGACCCGTCTGCCCATGATCACCTCGCTCGCCGACCGGCTGGACTCCCTGGCGGGCACCGGCCTGGACGCCGTACTGGTGGTCCACTACACGCTGGCCTTCGCCGACCAGGGGCCGGAGGAGTTCGTGCGCGACTGGCTGGTGGGCCTGCTCGGGGCGCGCGCAATCGTGGTCGGCGACGACGTGCGCTTCGGCCGCGGCAACAGCGGCGACGCCGACACACTGCGGCGGATCGGGCGCAACTGCGGCATTGACGTGGAGATCGTCGCCGATGTGCTGGCCCCCTCGGGCAGGCGCTGGTCCTCCACCTGGGTGCGCGAGCTGCTGGAGGCGGGCGACATGCGCGGCGCCGCTGAAGTCCTCGGTCATGTCCACCGCCTGCGCGGCACCGTCATTCACGGGCACCGCCGCGGCCGCGAGCTGGGCTTCCCCACCGCAAACCTCGACGCCGCCACGGCCGGGGTGGTACCGCCCGACGGCGTCTACGCGGGCTGGCTCGTACGTTCGCCAGGAGTCGGGGAGGGCGGGGAAGCGGGGGAGGAGCGCCTGCCCGCCGCCATCTCCATCGGCACCAACCCGACCTTCGACGACGTGCCCGACCGCACCGTCGAGGCGCATGTGCTCGGGCGCGCGGACCTGAACCTGTACGGGGAGGTTGTGGTCATCGAGCTGGTCGAGCGGCTGCGCCCCATGCTGGCCTTCGACGGCCTGGAGCCGCTGCTGGCGCAGATGCGCCAGGACGTGATGGACACCGCTGAGGTGCTCGGTGTGCCGGTGCCCGATCCCATCCGCCCGGAGGACGTCACCGCCGCCTGA
- the truB gene encoding tRNA pseudouridine(55) synthase TruB, translating into MRFADVPRAAATARDGLALVDKHAGVTSHDVVAMTRRMAATRKVGHAGTLDPMATGLLLLGVGRATRFLTYLVGADKTYRATVRLGQTTLTEDADGELTAAAGCTAAPDLPARLDAALVALTGEIMQVPSAVSAIKIGGVRSYARVRGGEDVTLPARPVTVHALARVGEPRPVTAADGTPVIDVDVEVHCSSGTYVRALARDLGVALGCGAHLTALRRSGVGPFNVAEAATIESMAAAVTAGRALPVLPLAVVARRCFPAVDLDADEARALRYGQALPAPVLDRAQPPRRPVISKAPAADGQGVTAGFDPAGGLVALLAHKGGRTRPVLVLPEAGE; encoded by the coding sequence GTGAGATTCGCCGACGTCCCGCGCGCCGCCGCGACAGCCCGTGACGGGCTGGCGCTGGTGGACAAGCATGCCGGAGTCACCAGCCACGACGTGGTCGCCATGACCCGGCGCATGGCCGCCACCCGTAAGGTCGGTCACGCGGGCACCCTGGACCCCATGGCAACCGGCCTGCTGCTGCTCGGCGTCGGCCGCGCCACGCGCTTTTTGACCTACCTGGTCGGCGCCGACAAGACGTACCGGGCGACCGTCCGGCTGGGCCAGACCACGCTCACGGAGGACGCCGACGGCGAGCTCACCGCCGCCGCCGGCTGCACGGCCGCTCCTGATCTGCCCGCGCGCCTTGACGCGGCGCTGGTGGCCCTGACCGGCGAGATCATGCAGGTGCCCTCGGCCGTATCCGCCATAAAGATCGGCGGCGTGCGCTCCTATGCGCGCGTGCGCGGTGGGGAGGACGTCACCCTGCCCGCGCGCCCAGTCACCGTCCACGCCCTTGCGCGCGTCGGCGAGCCGCGCCCGGTCACCGCCGCCGACGGCACACCCGTGATCGATGTTGACGTGGAGGTGCACTGCTCCTCGGGTACCTACGTGCGTGCCCTGGCCCGCGACCTCGGCGTCGCCCTGGGATGCGGAGCGCACCTGACCGCGCTGCGCCGCAGCGGCGTCGGTCCCTTCAACGTGGCTGAGGCCGCCACCATCGAGTCCATGGCCGCGGCGGTGACGGCCGGGCGGGCACTGCCGGTACTGCCCCTGGCGGTGGTGGCACGCCGTTGCTTCCCCGCCGTCGACCTGGATGCAGACGAGGCCCGGGCCCTGCGCTACGGGCAGGCCCTGCCCGCCCCCGTGCTCGATCGGGCACAGCCCCCGCGCCGTCCGGTCATCTCCAAGGCCCCCGCCGCTGATGGGCAGGGTGTGACGGCCGGGTTCGACCCGGCGGGCGGGCTCGTGGCACTGTTGGCTCATAAGGGCGGGCGCACCCGCCCAGTGCTCGTACTGCCCGAGGCGGGGGAGTAA
- the rbfA gene encoding 30S ribosome-binding factor RbfA — protein sequence MADAARVRKVADHIQETVARLLQGRIKDPRIGFVTITDVRVTGDLQQATVFYTVYGTDEERQDTAAALRSATGLIRSEVGRALGIRLTPSITFQLDSLPTQAQAFEDALAQARARDEEIARTHAGAAYAGDADPYRHDEEADDEGDEEADDEGDEEADA from the coding sequence ATGGCCGACGCCGCCCGCGTCCGCAAGGTCGCCGACCACATTCAGGAAACCGTCGCCCGCCTCCTGCAGGGCAGGATCAAGGACCCCCGAATCGGCTTCGTCACCATCACCGATGTGCGCGTGACCGGTGACCTGCAGCAGGCGACTGTCTTCTACACCGTCTATGGCACTGACGAGGAGCGCCAGGACACCGCCGCCGCACTGCGCTCGGCCACCGGACTGATCCGCTCCGAGGTCGGCCGGGCGCTCGGAATCCGCCTGACCCCCTCGATCACCTTCCAGCTGGACTCACTGCCCACCCAGGCGCAGGCCTTCGAGGACGCCCTGGCCCAGGCCCGCGCCAGGGATGAGGAGATCGCCCGCACCCACGCGGGTGCCGCCTACGCCGGCGACGCCGACCCCTACCGGCACGACGAGGAGGCGGACGACGAGGGCGACGAGGAGGCGGACGACGAGGGCGACGAGGAAGCCGACGCGTGA
- the rarD gene encoding EamA family transporter RarD, whose translation MNVSSPTPEPPLAAAAQAASATRTSAAADDASGVAMVLGCYLLWGLFPLYFRLLQAAGSVEIIGHRLVWTLVTCLLLTALRRSWRTLRAVVTTPRLLGILAVSGLLVSVNWLVYVYAVNSDRTADAALGYFINPLVTVVLAAVFLGERLRPAQGVAVGIAVIAIAVLVAAQGDLPWISLSLALSFGVYGLVKKRVGTQVDALTGLTVESGCMTPVALVYFAWLYAGGQGALQGATASGALTAGLMLAGPVTAVPLLLFAAGTRRVPLSIVGLSQYITPVMQFLLAWAVFREEISAARWVSTALVWLAVVVFVTDLLWQLARRPRLGTK comes from the coding sequence GTGAACGTCTCCTCCCCCACGCCTGAGCCGCCGCTGGCCGCTGCGGCGCAGGCAGCATCCGCAACACGCACCAGTGCGGCCGCCGACGACGCCTCCGGCGTGGCGATGGTGCTCGGCTGCTACCTGCTGTGGGGCCTGTTCCCGCTGTACTTCCGCCTGCTGCAGGCCGCCGGCAGTGTGGAGATCATCGGGCACCGGCTGGTGTGGACCCTGGTCACCTGCCTGCTGCTGACCGCGCTGCGCCGCTCGTGGCGCACCCTGCGGGCAGTGGTGACGACCCCACGCCTGCTTGGCATCCTCGCGGTCAGTGGCCTGCTGGTGTCGGTGAACTGGCTGGTTTACGTTTATGCGGTCAACTCCGATCGCACCGCGGATGCGGCACTGGGGTACTTCATCAACCCGCTGGTCACAGTGGTACTCGCAGCGGTCTTCCTGGGCGAGCGGCTGCGTCCGGCGCAGGGCGTCGCCGTCGGCATAGCGGTGATCGCCATCGCCGTGCTGGTGGCCGCGCAGGGCGATCTGCCATGGATCTCACTGTCGCTCGCCCTCAGCTTCGGGGTGTACGGGCTGGTGAAGAAGCGCGTGGGCACGCAGGTGGATGCGCTCACCGGGCTCACGGTGGAGAGCGGCTGCATGACTCCGGTGGCGTTGGTCTACTTCGCCTGGCTGTACGCGGGCGGGCAGGGCGCCTTGCAGGGGGCGACGGCGTCCGGGGCGCTGACGGCCGGGTTGATGCTGGCCGGCCCGGTTACTGCGGTGCCGCTGCTGCTGTTCGCTGCGGGCACGCGCCGGGTGCCACTGTCGATCGTGGGGCTGAGCCAGTACATCACTCCGGTAATGCAGTTCCTGCTGGCCTGGGCGGTGTTCCGCGAGGAGATCTCGGCGGCCCGCTGGGTCTCGACGGCGCTGGTGTGGTTGGCGGTGGTCGTGTTCGTCACCGACCTGCTGTGGCAGCTGGCGCGCCGACCGCGCCTGGGCACCAAATGA